The Halorubrum salinarum genome segment CCGACGTGCCCGTCCCCCGACCGCTCGGCGACGGCGTCGTCGACGGCACCGGGTGGCTGGTCACGCCGCTGATCGAGGGGCGCGACCTCCACGAGGCGTTCGTCGACCTCGACCCGGCCGACCGGCGCGGGGTCGCGCGGGCCTTCGGTCGGTTCCTCGCGACGCTCCACGAGGCGTTCCGGTTCCGCGGATGCGGGGCGCTGACGGCCGACGAATCCCCGGCCGACGAAGCGACGGGAACGGAGTCGACCCCCGGGCGCGGCCCGTCGCTGTCCGTCGTCGACCCCGCGGACGCCGCGGAGTGGGTGCGGCGGTTCGGCGAGCGGCACGCGGCGCGGCTGCCGGCGGACTTCGACGACCTCCGGGAGCGGATCCGCGACGCGCTCCGGGGGCCGATCGGGGCCGACGGCGCCCCGCGCCTCTTCCCGTGGGACTTCCGCCCCGGGAACGCCCTCGTCGCGGACGGCGCGGTGACGGCCGTCCTCGACTGGGAGGCGCCGCTCGCGGCCCCGCGGGGCGTGTCGGTCGCCAAGGCGGAACACCTCGTCGTCGACTGGTACGTGCCCGCGGGCGAGACCGGACCGCTCCGCCGGGCCTTCCGCGAGGGGTACGAGTCGGTCGCCCCGCTGCCGGCGGTCGAGCGCGCGCACCGCGCGGCCGCCGTCGCGAGCGCGGTCGTCGACGGCGGGGGCGCGGTGACGAACCCGCGGTACCCGCCGGTCGACCGCGACGCGGCCGTCGAGTTCCACCGCGCGGCGCTCCGTCGGGCGCTCGATGGGAGCGACGACTGAGCGGGGAAGGGAGGCGCGGCCGTCGGGGCGGAGAGACGAAGGCAGGCCGAGAGGGCGGGGAGTCAGTACAGCGCCGTCGCCGCGAGGATCCCCGCGGTCTGCCCGAGGCCGACGAGCGCGATGCCCGCGACGACGCCCGCCGGAGTGCCCGCGAGGGCGGCGACGGCGGCGCCCGCGACCGAACAGGCGGCGGCGACGCCGTGGACCGCCGACCGCCGGCCGTCCGGGTCGCGCAGGGCCGTGTAGCCGAACGCGGGCGCCGGCAGCAGCATCCAGCCGTAGAAGGCGACGGCGAGGAGCGCGTCGGCCGGCACCGCGGCCGCGAGCGTCGGCGCGGCGCCGTCGCGGGCGAGGAACCCGGCGACGCCCGCGACCGTGACCGGCGTGCCGGCGAGGATCACGAGCTTCCACGCGCGGAGGACCCCCGCCGCCATGTCGCGCCACGAGGCGGCGACGAAGGCGACGAGCAGGACGCTCATGATGACGTGCGCGACGAACAGCGCGTGCGCGGAGACGAGGCCGACGACCGCCCCCGCGGCGACCCCCCACGCCGCCGGGACCAGCAGGGCGGGGCCGTTCTCGCGGAGGAGCAGGCCGGGGCCGTCCGCTCGGTGCGCGTGAGACACACGCGGCGCTTTCGCGGCCGGACGCATAAACGTCCGCGTCGGAGGGGCCGTCGGAGAACTCGACGGATCGACCGGCGTCGGAGCGAGAATCCGTCGTGCGGTCAAGATACGCCCCGGAAAGTGGGGCTTTTCGAAAACGAACGTTCAGCGAGCGTCGTGGTAACTGTACACTCGAAATTCTTATCCCGTGGCGGGGCCTCTCTATATTCGCAATGGCGACCGGAAAGGTTGATTTCTTCAACGACACTGGCGGCTACGGATTTATTGAGACTGACGACGCGGACGACGACGTGTTCTTCCACATGGAAGACGTCGGCGGCCCGGACCTCGAAGAGGGCCAGGAGCTCGAGTTCGACATCGAGTCCTCCGAGAAGGGCCCCCGCGCGACCAACGTCGTTCGGCAGTAAGCCGATCCGAAGGGTGGGTCGGTCCGGCTGACGCCGAACGCGACTCTGACACACGGTACCAAACGTTTTCGTCCGCGTCGCGGGCTCACGTCCGCCGCGGCCGTATTTTAGCCTCCACCAGCGCGCCGCTCGTCGCGCTCGCCGTCGAAACCGCGAAAACGGTCCGTGAGAGCGGCGCGTCCGCGCTCAGATGTGCTGTCCGAAGAGCCCGCGGCCCTTCGTCACGGTCACGTCGCCCTCGACTTTCGTCTGACAGGCGAGGCGGACATCGTGGTTCGGGTGGTGCGGCGGGAGCCAGAGGCGGGCGCGCTCCTTCTTGCTCGGCTCGCTGACCTCCCCCTCGACCTGGACCGCGCAGGAGCCGCACGACCCGGCGCCGCGGCAGTTGAGCTGTTCCATCTTGCCGTTGTAGACGGAGAGACCGGCCTCTTTGAGTACGTCGCGGAGGTTGGCGCCCTCCTCGCATTCGATTTCCTCGCCCTTGTAGGATACAGTAGGCATGTCGACGGAGGGTACGCGAGCGATCCACAAAGAGTCTGTGTCCGCGGGCCGCGACGCCGGACTCAGGGACCGGGGCCGCGTAGTCCCGCGATACCGGTCGTGTGCCGAGCGTCGGACGCCGACGGGGCGTTTTTTACCCTCGGCACCGCAGGGTGGCACAATGGGACTCAGGTGTCTGCTCGGACACGACTTCGGCGAACCCGAACTCCGGCGCGAGCGCGAGGAGGAGGGCGACGAGGTCGTCACGACCGTCAAGGAGGTGAAGACCTGCGCTCGCTGCGGCGAGACGCAGATCGTCAGCGAAAACACCGAGGTGACGACGATGGAGCAACTGGCGGACGAGGCC includes the following:
- a CDS encoding 2Fe-2S iron-sulfur cluster-binding protein — encoded protein: MPTVSYKGEEIECEEGANLRDVLKEAGLSVYNGKMEQLNCRGAGSCGSCAVQVEGEVSEPSKKERARLWLPPHHPNHDVRLACQTKVEGDVTVTKGRGLFGQHI
- a CDS encoding cold-shock protein, yielding MATGKVDFFNDTGGYGFIETDDADDDVFFHMEDVGGPDLEEGQELEFDIESSEKGPRATNVVRQ
- a CDS encoding phosphotransferase family protein, translated to MSDAVRERALAATRPGATPVSVEPLGRGNRKRTEVVRFAAEPPVVVQCSAAPGATKTEAALLAAIDAQTDVPVPRPLGDGVVDGTGWLVTPLIEGRDLHEAFVDLDPADRRGVARAFGRFLATLHEAFRFRGCGALTADESPADEATGTESTPGRGPSLSVVDPADAAEWVRRFGERHAARLPADFDDLRERIRDALRGPIGADGAPRLFPWDFRPGNALVADGAVTAVLDWEAPLAAPRGVSVAKAEHLVVDWYVPAGETGPLRRAFREGYESVAPLPAVERAHRAAAVASAVVDGGGAVTNPRYPPVDRDAAVEFHRAALRRALDGSDD